ATGGTGTATATCATTACTCTATTCGTTTGGTGCACGAGACTTTTAAATCGAGAAATCGACAGTTAATGCAATGTGTTTGGATTTATATTGTTGATTCACTTAATTAAGAAGCTAATTTGCCTTCTCGTCTTCATACTAAAGCGTGGTTATATTTCTAATTGGTGGATTTCCACACTCGTCTCCCTATAACCACTGACGCGTCGTTGACTCTGCTGAAACAGCTTTATACTATTCAAATGCACTAAAGACTTATTGTGATTTCTAGAATCATTTAATATATTACTATTATAATCAAGAGTAAGTGCAAAATACTGTTAAAACTGGACATAATGAGGTTGTGCTTTCTTTTGCTCTTAATTGTTCTTTCTCATTTTTTCAATTGTTAAATTGGTCagaaaaaaagtacaaaaatatacatgttggtaatatttatacatatagtATCATCCCTTCTATCACACAAGTTTTCCCTAATCCCAGATGATGGAACAGTCATAATTGTATCTAGGGAACTCCTTCAGTAGCATTATCAATTAATGACGGAATAGCTTATAAAGGAGTTTTTAAGGCCTTATTATGATTCCCGATGATGTTTTCCTGTATGGGCATTAAGAGATAAATCGAAGACACGGCCAAATTCCATACACTTTGGAAACTCCTGCATTCAAAGATTAAAATGTAATTGACTGATTTCCTATTAGACACACACTTATTTCAATACCAAATACTTCATATCgtgatatatgtatatcagtatacctCCAGTAATTTACGCAAGATGTCAGCATAACTTCAATGATTTATGTAGAATATCAGTATATCTCCACTGATTTATGTAgggtatcattatacattatagtGATTTACTTAGGGTATCAGTATATCTCAACTGATTTATGTAGGGTTATCAGTATACCTCCAGTGATTTATGTAGGGCATCAGTATACATTATAGTGATTTACGTAGGGTATCAGTTATGTTGATGATTTATGTAGGGTATCAGTATATCACAACTGATTTATGTAAGGTTATCAATATACCTCCAGTGATTTATGTAGTGCATCAGTATATGTCGGATGATTTATGTAGGGTATCAGTATACCTCCAATGATTTATGTAGGGTATCAGTGTACCTCCAATGATTTATGTAGGGTATCAGTTTACATTATAGTGATTTATGTAGGGTATCAGTGTACCTCCAATGATTTATGTAGGGTATCAGTGTACCTCCAGTGATTTATGTATGGTATCAGTGTACCTCCAATGATTTATGTAGGGTATCAGTGTACCTCCAGTGATTTATGTATGGTATCAGTGTACCTCCAGTGATTTATGTAGGGTATCAGTATACCTCCAGTGATTTATGTAGGGTATCAGTTTACCTCCAGTGATTTATGTAGGGTATCAGTATACATTATAGTGACTTACGTAGGGTATCAGTGTACGTCGATGGTTTATGTAGGGTATCAGTATATCACAACTGATTAATGTAGGGTTATCAGCATACTTTTAGTGATTATACAGGGTATCAGTATATCGCCATTGATGTACGTAAGCAACCAAGgtattatttaaggattaacatcaattattttttctgttatacagtcataacagaaaaaactggagtgtactctaaataaaccgcgaagcggtttatgaagagagtacactccagttttttatgttatgactgtataacagaaaaaataatttatgttaattcttataatttaatttcgtcttatacacaccaagatatttcgctttctttggcgaactcttttctgtgataaattattaccCAACgttatcagccaatcaaaatgatTAATGTAGGGTTATCAGCATACTTTTAGTGATTATACAGGGTATCAGTATATCGCCATTGATGTACGTAAGCAATCAAGGTATTATATTGGGATAACGTATAATATAAGTATAAAACGGTTGATTTACATAAGTATGCACATTTTGAATTACTAAATCAAATGCAACTACCTAGGTTTGATATCATAAATCCAGAAATAAGATTTTATGAGGATACATACCTGGTACACACTGGATGCACAATCAATCTCATTTTTCAAATGGATCCGTGCAGATATGTGTCTTCGTTTATATTTTGTCCTAATTGCGAGTTAGCCTTTGTGATAATGGGAGTATAGCCTCTTGTTGATGTACTTATAAAGTAAACAGAAAACGTCCTTCACACAAATATCTCGCTTCATTTAATAAACCGTTCACTTCACAATTCTAATACATATTATCAGAAGAGGCAGCTACAGCATTCCACTCAAACGTGCGTTCTTGATGATCTCTAGTTGCATGGTTTAGCCGACAATTTTAGCGCTTCCCCCAAAAATGGATAATAGCTGGtgttaaagatttatttttgttcTTGACTTCTGAAATGCAAGATAGGCTGTGATAGTGGGCATAAAACCCACCAAAGGTTGGTTGCTCGTAGTTAGGCGCTTTCACATCCCTTAATTGATTTATAACAATGAATTCCGAGTCATCACTACAAATCATACACCTGAAGACTGGTCATTCATTTATACGATTActctgtatcatatatatatatatatatgaatcaTATTGGTACATGGAATTATATTTTCTTCTAATGTATAAAAATGAAAGATTCCCATCAACCTTTAAACTCTTCAGAAACGTAATCTAACAAATATTCACTTCACACTAACGCTTAACACTCCGGGGAAAAAGAACTTAGACTTGGACGCCGGGTCCATCCATGAGGTTTTCTTGACTGATGCGACTACAGAAAAGCTATGTTCATGCTGACAATACATTGCAAATCAATTGAGACAGGGTTTTGTTTTAAAGGCACAGAATAGCCAGAAATTCGTAACTTCTGCATTCCACTGCATTAcaggaaaataaaacatgacTTAACTAtgcattttgataattaaatttgCATTTCAAGTCTTTTCCATACACGAATAAAATCTTTTGCCCGCGACAGAGAATCTTCCCACGTTCTTTCTTCTTGTTCTTCGTTTTCACTGTTTTCTTCTTAAAGTATTATATACACACGTGGAATAGTTGTCGTTGTTATAAATGGCATtgttcatttaagcattgaacggctttcagttggcattcatagtcaatatgaatgccaactggacagaagcaaattcaacatgaagcgcaccgttcaatgcttatatttaccatctgcgattttttatttgtcgtgcaattttttttttgaaattttcagattcaaatttcagttggcagttcataagctggtgaactcgcaactgaattggtagggttatatagtggcagtgccatacaatggtaaatattacGTTATAATACGAAGGCATATCCGCTGTATTTGAAAAAGAGCAATGCGGTCGCCATGTGATAACAGCGTTCTGCTTTTTTCTTGAAGATAAAGTGTCGGATTCGCAAAAAAAACCTAACATTATATTATTTCTGACGATCTCGATAGGCCTACTGGTAAGGAGGGCCTCTATATAGAGGACAgtgattatttgtttttattttttttttcaaactggtTACACGATtcttacaaaaaagttatagaatatgatattataatgtAAGTAATAAAGCTACAACGTTTTCTATCGCTCCTTTTCTAAGTAGAATCAAGTGCGACTGgcattgtttgtttacatcCTTTTTACTTTGTATTCATTTCGGTTCATAGTCTTACGAAACGAAACGGAGCTTacaaggtatatatatttataatgccgtgcaaatataaatatacaacagtgtgAAGTCATACTTATGGTCAATAAAGAAGCCACGAAAGGTCACTGGTCTTACGACACATATATAAATCAAGCATATTATATGAAATCGGTAACAAAGTCACCGGCTTGTAATTGATTGATTAACTTATAGATAATTATTTCGGTTGTTTGGGTCTAGAAATATTGTTGTGTTAGAAACATGCATGTTCACGTTCCGGAATATGGCAATATTATCACTGGTTAAGATGAACGTAACAGGTGTGCTCTCTTACATTGTTTTGCAGACGGTTTTGGACCGAACAGATTAGAACTTTGACATGAGGATTTCGAGTAAATATCGGTAAATACCCGAGGCATTCAGTGATTGGATACATGCAGTTGACAGAGATGAAAAGATGTTGGTTTTATTGTTCGAAATTCAGGAGCAGAAGTATAATATTTCAGAGGGAGAAAGAGAACCTCTTGGTACACAAGACAGggatcattatatatattagagTATTGTATTGACAAAAGATACTTTACAATCACTATGTGTTTGTAACAAGAacagtggtacatgtattgAAACTTTGAATATATGCAAGCGTTCAGGCCACGATGTGTTATAGTTATTCCATACGCCATCAAACGTTAAAAGCTGCTATGGCCAAacgatatatacatatgtgtatatatttctgtaaagCTTACTGCCTCAAGAAGACATGTCTTTAGTAAGGTGCATATTTAGCTAAGCTttaaaaagttttgaaataGACCTGAATTAGGGCATTATCAAAATAGCAAATCATGTGCACatcttacaaaaatgtaaagTTATTTTACATAGGTTAATGTAAGATCAATACCAATCGATATACTTATCATCCAGTTAAGCTGACAATACCCACAACACAGAATTATTAGCTTCTGTTCTAAAATCTTAATTATCAGAATATAATCGAGCAGTACTCTTCGGAACACGTGAACGAGTGTTAGTATAGGTACATACCATTTAATATGATAGCCAAGTTGACCTTGGTCTGATGTTTTTCAATGTAGGGAGGGATTTGTAAATCTGTCGTCTGCTAATTGCCTTTGTAAACAGCTTATACTCCGTCTTCTCTCCAAATACAATCTATACCAACCGGTTATACTTACTAGGTTTAGAtaaattgatgttatatatttcacaatacATATTCTATTTACCTGAATTGTCCTACGTTCTAGGTGAGAACGAAGGTGAGACCACAAGTGAGACCACATTTGCGATCACAGGTAAGACCACAGGTGAGGCCACAGGTGAGAACACAGGTGAGGCCAAGGGTGAGACCACAGGTGATACCAAGGTAAGACCACAGGTAAGACCACAAGTGAGACCACATGTGAGACCACAGGTAAGACCACAGGTGACACCACAGGTGACACCACAGGTGAGATCACAGGTGACACCACAGGTGAGACCACAGGTAAGACCACAGGTGAGACCAAGGATGATACCACAGTTGAGACCACAGGTGAGACCACAGGTGAGACCAAGGGTGAGACAACAGGTGATATCACAGGTGAGACCACAGGTGAGACAACAGGTGATATCACAGGTAGGACCACAAGTGAGACCACAGGTGAGACCACAGGTGAGACCACAGGTAAGACCACAGGTGAGACTACAGGTGAGATCACAGGTGAGACCACATATGAGACCACAGGTGAGACCGCAGGTGAGACCACAGGTAAGACCACAGGTGAGATCAAGGGTGATACCACAGTTGAGACCACAGGTGAGACCACAGGTGAGACCACAGGTGAGACCACAGGTGAGACAACAGGTGATATCACAGGTGAGACCACAGGTGAGACAACAGGTGATATCACAGGTAGGACCACAAGTGAGACCACAGGTGAGACCACAGGTAAGACCACAGGTGAGACCACAGGTGAGATCACAGGTGAGACCACAGATGAGACCACAGGTGAGACCGCAGGTGAGACCACAGGTAAGACCACAGGTGAGATCAAGGGTGATACCACAGTTGAGACCAGAGGTGAGACCACTGGTGAGACCAAGGGTGAGACCACAGGTAAGACCACAGGTGAGACCACAGGCGCTTACATATAAAGTGTTAGTTTTGTTTCAGATATGGCGGGGGTCTGGATGCTGTGGAAAGCGCAAAACCGCATCCCACCTCACTGCAATCGACTATAAGACACATTGACTCAAACCCACACGGTGTATTCTATATAGGACCGTCATcaagaaacattaaaaacacaATTATCTATGAAAACATCGCTAAATTCCTCAAATAGGACGCCATTTGCAAACTGCTCCCTCAGTCTGTCCAGATTTCTCATTTACATATACGAGGTTGAAAGAATCATTCCGTTATATAACCTGCTGTCGCCAGGTACACTTTTTCGGTCTCCGCGTGCATTTTGCCGGGGAACGGTTCAGTTATATTAAAAGTCGCAGACGATgatatattagtattgattatatatttacttttaagTCCCATTCACCGAATTTGACAGCACATAGGCAAGCAAGCAAAGTGAGTGTCGAATTAACATCCATGTAGGCTTAGACCTTTCTTACttgaaaattattaaaaaaaaaaaagggctgTGCAGTAACACACTTTTGTCACTCTCGTCAGTTTGCTGAGAACAGGACAAAAAGAAGTGTATCACGAATAAGTCTGTCATCAGCTAACCATTACAGGGACAGTGGAATTAATACTAACTGGACATTGATTActtcagatatgtttatttattcaaCATGTACAGTCATAAGAGCTTAGGACGACGACCTGCATCCAGTTTGAtctaatattgtattattttgttatttcattaaGAAAACTTCGTTAAATATTAGGTtccatatcatatatataaaacaactatttcaggcacccacttttagtccaatgatgacgtcatacaggCAGTGGTTGACTCTCTGAatagccaagaaaaggagtgCTATAATAGTgacattgaggcccttaaacaccggtggcaaaagtgtatagatactgaaggggattatgttaaaaaataatacaatatgtccggcaaaattcaaatcctttaaTATGAGGCTCTggacatatcaatcagccctcgtatatatagacattgaaAGACGTCAGACGGGTTTCTACAAATGTTAGTATCACCTTTTTTCACTTATATGGCCTACTTTGAGCATAGTTGGCGTCAACATGCATGAAGGAGTTGGATGTTTATTGATTGGTTTAGATGGATAAAAATGGAAGAAAATATTACCTTTGTCTAtctatatgtaacatatattatagTGATCTTGATTGAAGGTGAATGTCCgttataattattttcaaatttgtattATAAAGAATGTCATGAGTTTCCTGTCATAGGAAATAAAGCAATATATTCCTGTATGTAGTGTTCCTATAAAACGACAAATATTTATAACAGAAATAATGCTCAGCTAGTTAAAAATATCCTGTAGGCAGCACTAGTTGACGTATGGTACTGCAATAGTTTGTGTTCTGATTTCAGAATTATTCGTTCTGATACTCATAAATAAATCGTTagtcaaattcaaatttaagCCGCGAGTTTCCTTTTACCCCAACACTGAACGATAAACATTAAGACAGACAAATCAGAAATTTGTACTTTGAAATGTTTATCGTCAAGTATTTTGGCCAGAGAGTGTCGGGCTAAAGTTCTGGTAGATCGGTCTGTTCTCTTTGTTGTCAACCACCAAAACTTTTCCATTTCAGCATTTATATCGAAAATtccaaaatcttcttctcaaacCAAGATActgttaaaaacaaaagtttgtTGTGGTAAAACCtcctgaaataaaaatatttggtTTCTAACAAAAACGAAGATatagtagaatcaaatacacctTGTGAATTCAATGAGCCCTTAATTAtgctatgatgatgatgattggtGATTGATGATTAATGAtgtgatgaggatgatgatgatgaggatgattattgattattattattattattattattgagatgacagtttgaggTATGCACAGTTACGTTGCCAGATGGGCATGGGCCAAAATAAGTCGAATTGACACTTAAGCAATCCCCATCTCAAGACCAAGATATACGTGTCAAGATACACATCATTGTTATAAAGGTATTAAGTTttatcaaaaatctaaattccAATATCCCGGGCAAGCAAGAGGGTGAAGTGTACAATGTTcgagaacaaaatattttttttaaaattttgtccAGTTTTAATTGGAAATAAAATCTGACTTGAATTTTAACTCTGCGGTGTTGTTCTAATGCTTCCATAATTTTTGCCTTACCCACTCCTAGGAATCGAGTGGCCCAGCATTATGgagtcaaataggctttaaTTTTCTCTCAGAACGTCAgcgttatacatgtacaaaaacatCGTTGTAGAGGTCTTAATGTGCCTTTCCAAAATTGAGTTTCATTACCCTGGACAactatgaaatatttaaaaagcaTAATTATTCATACATTAAAAGTTAAAAGCAGATTattaagtttgaaaatatttaaagatattcTTTAGAATATTTTAAGTCTGCAAGATTTAACTATATTAACGAGAAAAGGTTTCTGCACAGATGATAGGAAGTTACCAAATCTTGGTTGATATTTGATGGTTTATCATTTTTACTGTGCAATTGATTAATCATTCTTCTTACAACAATTCAATAACAATTTAATTACTACAAGAGAAAAGAAAAGTCAGTTTTCCATTTTCATACCTTTATTCCATTTGTACCCATACTATCATACAACGAGCAGAGTCTTGTCTGTATTCTGTAAATTGTGGTCgtatttgtaatttattaattgGTTGTTTACGTTTTGGTTACATACTTACATAGTGTATATTATACAGTAGTTCTAAATCCTtattcaataatacatgtatcattatgaATCAAAACTGTTCCCAGAATAAAATGGCATATAGAATGACCAATATTATTGTGATAAactcaatataaacaaaaccaaCAAC
The window above is part of the Pecten maximus chromosome 2, xPecMax1.1, whole genome shotgun sequence genome. Proteins encoded here:
- the LOC117341941 gene encoding chondroitin proteoglycan-2-like, whose translation is MLVLLFEIQEQKYNISEGEREPLGENEGETTSETTFAITGKTTGEATGENTGKTTGDTTGDTTGEITGDTTGETTGKTTGETKDDTTVETTGETTGETKGETTGDITGETTGETTGDITGRTTSETTGETTGETTGKTTGETTGEITGETTYETTGETAGETTGKTTGEIKGDTTVETTGETTGETTGETTGETTGDITGETTGETTGDITGRTTSETTGETTGKTTGETTGEITGETTDETTGETAGETTGKTTGEIKGDTTVETRGETTGETKGETTGKTTGETTGAYI